One segment of Nostoc flagelliforme CCNUN1 DNA contains the following:
- a CDS encoding IS5 family transposase, which translates to MSKAYPSNLTRVQYEFLSEMIPEPKPGGRKREVDIWEVLNGIFYVLVEGVRWRSLPGDFPAWQTVYTYFRNWRKDGTWLEIHDTLRQWTRIEQERHSSPSEAIIDSQSVKTAAMVHKAVGYDAGKKIKGRKRFMTVDTLGLVLRVLVTAASVGEREGGKKVLKRVKQSSNQVSRLTTIWVDGGFNGDPFMQWVMDFCRWIVQVVLRPEQTKGFVLLKKRWVVERTFGWLMGCRRLVRDYELLPETSETFIYLAMIRIMVRRLA; encoded by the coding sequence ATGAGTAAAGCATACCCCAGCAATCTGACCCGTGTTCAATATGAATTTCTGAGTGAGATGATTCCAGAACCAAAACCTGGTGGTCGCAAGCGTGAAGTTGATATATGGGAAGTCCTTAACGGAATTTTTTATGTCTTGGTAGAAGGAGTTAGATGGCGATCGCTACCGGGTGACTTTCCCGCATGGCAGACAGTGTACACCTATTTTCGTAATTGGCGCAAAGATGGAACTTGGCTAGAAATTCACGATACACTCCGGCAGTGGACGCGAATTGAGCAGGAGCGCCATTCGAGTCCATCAGAGGCAATCATTGATAGTCAAAGTGTGAAAACTGCTGCAATGGTACATAAAGCTGTGGGCTACGATGCGGGCAAGAAAATAAAAGGGCGCAAGCGATTTATGACAGTTGATACCTTGGGTTTAGTTTTGCGGGTCTTGGTAACAGCAGCCAGTGTGGGTGAGCGTGAAGGGGGCAAAAAAGTTCTTAAACGGGTAAAGCAATCTAGCAACCAGGTTTCTCGTTTGACAACCATTTGGGTGGATGGCGGCTTTAATGGTGATCCGTTCATGCAGTGGGTGATGGACTTCTGTCGTTGGATTGTGCAGGTGGTTCTGCGACCAGAACAAACCAAGGGTTTTGTGCTGCTCAAAAAACGTTGGGTCGTGGAGCGGACTTTTGGTTGGTTAATGGGGTGTCGGCGATTGGTTAGAGACTATGAATTATTGCCTGAAACATCGGAGACATTTATCTACCTTGCCATGATTCGGATCATGGTGAGGCGATTAGCATAA
- the bchI gene encoding magnesium chelatase ATPase subunit I translates to MSPTAQSTASARRVVFPFTAIVGQEEMKLALLLNVIDPKIGGVMIMGDRGTGKSTTIRALADLLPEISVVANDPFSSDPSDPDLMSDEVRQLLEQGAEIPVAHKKVQMVDLPLGATEDRVCGTIDIEKALSEGVKAFEPGLLAKANRGILYVDEVNLLDDHLVDVLLDSAASGWNTVEREGISIRHPARFVLVGSGNPEEGELRPQLLDRFGMHAEIHTVKEPALRVQIVEQRADFDQNPPVFLENYKPQQEALQEQIVNAQQLLPEVKIDYELRVKISEVCSELDVDGLRGDIVSNRAAKALTAYEGRTEVTVDDIHRVITLCLRHRLRKDPLESIDSGYKVAKVFSRVFGVELPESDVAQKNGTGQKLGARG, encoded by the coding sequence GTGAGTCCAACTGCTCAATCCACGGCAAGTGCGCGTCGCGTGGTATTTCCTTTTACGGCAATTGTGGGCCAGGAAGAAATGAAACTGGCGCTCCTATTGAACGTGATTGACCCCAAAATTGGTGGTGTAATGATCATGGGCGATCGCGGCACCGGGAAATCCACAACTATCCGGGCGCTGGCGGATCTGCTGCCAGAAATTTCTGTGGTTGCCAATGACCCCTTCAGTAGCGATCCTAGCGACCCTGACTTGATGAGCGATGAAGTCCGCCAATTGTTAGAACAAGGGGCGGAAATTCCTGTAGCTCATAAAAAAGTCCAAATGGTAGACCTGCCGCTAGGAGCTACAGAAGACCGAGTTTGTGGCACAATTGACATTGAGAAAGCTTTATCTGAAGGTGTCAAAGCCTTTGAACCGGGACTGCTGGCAAAGGCTAACCGAGGCATTCTTTATGTGGATGAAGTCAACTTACTAGATGACCACCTCGTAGACGTGCTACTCGATTCCGCCGCGAGTGGATGGAACACTGTAGAACGAGAAGGTATTTCTATCCGTCACCCAGCGCGTTTCGTTCTTGTAGGTTCTGGAAACCCGGAAGAAGGCGAACTACGCCCGCAATTGCTCGATCGCTTTGGGATGCACGCAGAAATTCACACCGTAAAAGAACCAGCCTTGCGGGTGCAAATCGTAGAACAACGGGCGGATTTTGACCAAAATCCTCCAGTATTTCTCGAAAACTACAAACCCCAGCAAGAAGCACTGCAAGAGCAAATTGTCAATGCTCAACAGCTTTTGCCAGAAGTGAAAATTGACTATGAACTACGGGTAAAAATTTCTGAAGTCTGCTCAGAACTGGATGTAGATGGTTTGCGGGGTGACATTGTTAGTAACCGCGCCGCCAAAGCTTTAACAGCTTATGAAGGACGCACTGAAGTTACAGTTGATGATATCCACCGCGTAATTACGCTATGCTTGCGTCACAGGCTGCGGAAAGACCCCTTAGAATCGATTGATTCTGGCTACAAAGTCGCCAAAGTTTTTAGCCGCGTCTTTGGTGTCGAACTACCAGAAAGTGATGTTGCACAAAAAAACGGCACAGGTCAAAAGTTAGGGGCTAGGGGTTAA
- a CDS encoding helix-turn-helix domain-containing protein, translating to MLRLPHRVRRQSDKSNKDNNYISLSESCKILFLTESSIRYHIIRHRLKAFKSGGKWYLSKDSVETFKTWQNYNKRKDH from the coding sequence ATGCTAAGACTACCCCACAGAGTAAGACGGCAAAGCGATAAAAGCAATAAAGATAATAATTATATTAGTTTGTCGGAATCTTGCAAAATCTTATTTTTAACAGAAAGCAGTATCCGATACCATATTATTCGCCACCGACTCAAAGCCTTTAAAAGTGGCGGCAAGTGGTATTTAAGCAAAGATAGTGTAGAAACTTTTAAAACTTGGCAGAACTATAACAAACGCAAAGACCATTAA